One part of the Glycine max cultivar Williams 82 chromosome 14, Glycine_max_v4.0, whole genome shotgun sequence genome encodes these proteins:
- the LOC100786915 gene encoding glycosyltransferase BC10, protein MLSPNPLSLLCALLLCLPLAIFFTTDTTHTATTTPIMFHIPMPLPRNISIQENPNKNLTSLSPLLSSLNIQDDKPHKVTTRVKGRPIKPNQKQLSTLLLSSLPSPLRQNPDDALFKAAMRVKSKPTRPKKVAFMFLTTKPLPFAPLWESYFNQTPTSKNLFNIYVHADPSFSYHAPFSGVFSNRVISSQSTRRFSPTLSAAARRLLAHALVDDMSNSVFVLISPSCIPLHSLKFTYHVLLRQGKSFVEILANEETAYDRWAARGPHAMLPEVRLEEFRVGSQFWALTRRHARLVVSDRVLWSKFDAPCVRFDSCYPEENYFPTLLSMWDPQGCVPATLTHVNWTGRVDGHPRTYEAWEVGPELIRRMREDRPRYGDGNSDGRSDPFLFARKFAPDALQPLMRIANGVIFRD, encoded by the coding sequence ATGCTATCTCCCAACCCACTTTCTCTTCTTTGCGCACTCCTTCTCTGCTTACCTCTAGCCATATTTTTCACCACCGATACCACACATACAGCAACCACCACCCCCATCATGTTCCACATACCAATGCCTCTTCCAAGAAACATTAGCATCCAGGAAAACCCTAACAAAAACTTAACATCATTGTCaccattattatcatcattaaatATCCAAGATGACAAACCACACAAAGTAACCACTCGCGTAAAAGGAAGGCCCATTAAGCCTAACCAAAAACAACTCTCAACATTGTTGTTATCATCATTACCATCCCCATTAAGACAAAACCCCGATGATGCCCTATTCAAGGCAGCCATGCGCGTGAAATCAAAGCCCACAAGGCCTAAGAAGGTAGCGTTCATGTTCCTAACGACCAAACCCCTCCCGTTCGCGCCACTTTGGGAATCCTACTTCAACCAAACCCCAACATCAAAGAATCTATTCAACATTTACGTTCACGCAGACCCATCTTTCTCCTACCACGCGCCTTTCTCCGGCGTATTCTCCAACCGCGTTATTAGCTCACAATCCACCAGGAGATTCTCCCCCACTCTCTCCGCAGCAGCGCGTCGTCTACTTGCGCACGCGCTCGTAGACGACATGTCAAATTCTGTGTTCGTGCTAATCTCTCCCTCTTGCATCCCTCTCCACTCGCTCAAGTTCACCTACCACGTGCTTCTCCGTCAGGGCAAAAGCTTTGTAGAGATTCTTGCGAATGAAGAAACGGCTTATGATCGCTGGGCGGCGCGTGGACCACACGCGATGCTCCCGGAGGTGAGGCTTGAGGAGTTCCGCGTGGGGTCACAGTTTTGGGCACTGACGCGTCGGCACGCACGGCTTGTTGTGAGTGACCGCGTGCTGTGGTCAAAGTTCGACGCGCCGTGCGTGCGGTTTGATTCGTGCTATCCCGAGGAGAATTACTTTCCTACCCTTTTGAGCATGTGGGACCCGCAGGGGTGCGTGCCAGCCACGCTCACGCATGTTAATTGGACGGGGCGCGTGGACGGGCATCCCCGCACGTACGAAGCGTGGGAAGTGGGGCCCGAACTGATTCGGAGGATGAGGGAAGATAGACCAAGGTACGGTGACGGTAACAGTGACGGACGGAGTGATCCGTTTTTGTTTGCGAGGAAGTTCGCCCCAGATGCGTTGCAACCGTTGATGAGAATTGCTAACGGCGTCATCTTCAGGGACTAA